Proteins encoded within one genomic window of Anopheles gambiae chromosome 3, idAnoGambNW_F1_1, whole genome shotgun sequence:
- the LOC3291077 gene encoding uncharacterized protein LOC3291077, which translates to MNVYCLTFALCLLFAVVSSEAETGFYVPKAYYTIDEHGYKSPLIYIDNIPQIFQRTRRSAQLPPVPNFGFPVNFPAFQFPNPAQGGNFQSVSITSGGPSGLNNRFDEHGQSAPATTINTFSSQNGHVTQMTHHIDKDGKVTTHTSNKKN; encoded by the exons ATGAATGTGTACTGTTTAACGTTTGCGCTATgtctgctgtttgctgtggtTTCTTCAGAGGCAG AAACTGGTTTTTACGTGCCCAAAGCATACTACACAATTGACGAACATGGCTATAAATCCCCGCTCATCTACATTGACAATATTCCG CAAATTTTCCAACGCACTAGACGATCTGCCCAACTTCCTCCAG TTCCCAACTTTGGTTTCCCAGTAAATTTTCCGGCATTCCAGTTTCCTAACCCCGCACAGGGTGGCAACTTCCAGTCAGTATCCATCACCAGCGGAGG ACCAAGTGGCTTGAACAACCGCTTCGATGAACACGGACAATCTGCTCCAGCAACAACGATTAACACATTCTCCTCTCAAAATGGCCACGTTACTCAGATGACCCATCATATCGACAAGGACGGCAAAGTGACAACTCATaccagcaacaaaaagaaCTAA